In Lolium rigidum isolate FL_2022 chromosome 3, APGP_CSIRO_Lrig_0.1, whole genome shotgun sequence, the genomic window GCGCGTGTGTTTTTACGAAGGGACGTGGGGAGTTCGCTTCCTACACGAACCGGTATCGGTCGGGGGGAGGTGGGGAGTTCGGTTAGGACGGGGGAAGAAACCGAGTTGGATTagggggggttctagaatagctattctagaaccactcttaaggggggttcgagaatagttgggctatatatatatatatatatatatatatatatatatatatatatatattggtaTAGAGTTGGTAGCAATGGGAGATCGACGAGCATACACGTTGATGCATTATTACATATATATAAAAGCTGAACATACTTGTTGCAACCTCGGCCCTTTGGCTACTGTTCATGTCATGCACACATGAACATTACTATTATTCAGGGTACGAGTCGACTTTCCTGATTCCAGTATACGCGCTGCCATCGTCGTCGTACTCATCATCGATATTCTTCGAGTTCGAGTGCTGGGGCACCCGAACAGATGATGTGTTACTGATGGTTGTTGATGATGAGCCGAAAGATACACCGTCGAATATATCGACGAGATCTCCCAATCTTGCGGCGGAGCTGACGTTGCTCCATATCATCAGAGCCGAGTGTTTACCGCTCGTGGATCCAATGGATGATGTCGATGCTGCAGTTGTTGATGTTGATGCATCCGCCGTTGAATCCGAACAGATCGGTTCCGATCGACGAAAGGTTCCTTGTGTTCAGATGTTGAAGTCGAAGCTTCCGATCGTCAGATCCACCCCCGGCTGAAGTCACCAAAAGCCGGGAGAAGGGCGAGCTGGTGCGGATGAAAATCGATTGAGCAGAAACGCACCTGAGCACCCGATCTCGTCAAGTTGTTGCTTGAAGAAGAGGTCGTCGAATTCATTCTTCCAGCGCCCAAGCTCCCTACAGACGGCGTCAATTGACAAGGGGCAACCTTATCAATGCCCATAATGATGGACTTAGGTTTCAAGGAAGGAGAACGTTGTTGAATTCAAAGACTGGTCAGCCAAACTAGTCTGCCGATAGAAGTATGATCAAGGGCGAAAGTCGTCGAGATTGTATtattagaaaactagggttacagGTGTATCGTAAGTTGTGAATCTATCTCCCCTCGGTGGCTCATGTAGCCTTTATATAGTGGGCTATGTCTCAGAGTCCACCTCGAGATCGATTACATTATACATGTCGGTTTACCCGATATTGGCCTAGCTTTCCTATTATATATAGTAATTGGGCTTTAGCTTCATGTACTTTTCTGCATGGGCTTTCTCCTATTCCGTTCTGGACTTCGTATCAGGGATGGTAATACCCGATATGGCATACCCATGTcatcggtcaacgtacatccattgctggCTCATCTGCATTATATAATTAAGTATATCAAAAACTGTTACAGAACATCATGAATAGAGAAGTGATGTACATCGACACATTCATTTTATCAATGAAATATGAAACAATAAATTTGCTAActtcgatcgaggaggaaaaaaagaggagaaagcttaagtgtggctcggacagttCATATCATGAtgtttgttttgtgtgaactcaagtgacATCATGCTCTCGGGATTTCATCGAGCATCTCTTGTGCATAAGAAGGAAAAAGCAAATAAGCATACACCTCTCaaagctaagtgtggctcacacacaAGCTTGGGTAGGCACAATGATATATATAAGAAAATTTTAGTCTCGGTTGGAaacacaaaccgggactaaaggggctcGCGCCTGCCACAACCCCTTTAGTCCTTGTTGGTGTCTCCAACTGAGCTGATGTTGGCCATGCCCCGCGCGACGTTCTAACCGTTGGAACCAGGACTAATGCTCACATTAGTCTCGGTTCCAAACGAGATGGCCGGAATAATTTTTCGGGCGAAAGActcgttttctactagtggtataTAATATTTCCTCTTCTTGTCACAGTCTTCCTGCTTGGGCTGCTTGGGATCCATGGATCATCCCATATACATACTGATTTGAGAACCATCGCTCACTCTCCACATATGTTCTTGTTTAAATGTTTGTATACCGGTCCAAATAATTTGCCAAGTGTATGAACTCCCTTTTTCAGTTAGCAATTCAGTATATCACCTAAAGGAGAGTACTTTGCACGAAAAACCAAAACACATACATAACAGAATCTGGCTCTTGATATTAAACCAATAAACCTCCAACCACTGTTTAGTCAACATTGCTAGATAAAGACACTGAAGGTCTCTAAAAAAACCCATACCTCCCTCCTATTTAGGCACGCACATGTTCCACCATGCAAACCAGTGATATGTTTATGTTGGTCATTATCTCTCCACCAGAACTGGAATATTGGATATTGCAGTGACTATCCCTTTGATGATCTGTTTGGGCAGCTTGAAAATTGACAATAACATACATAGTAATAGCTTGAATGACATCTTTAATAAGgacatcttcttctccttccaaCCACTCAGGATTTTGCATATTCTATCAATCAAATGTTGAAAGCAATAAAATCATCCCTTATAAGAAGGATATCCCAacaattggggggggggggggaagtgaAACATGAAACAAGGGCTAGAGCTGCAAAATGGTGTGAACGAAGAAACATTCCACGAACGACTGAACGAGGAAACAACGTGTAATGTGGAGCATCAACAAACATATATAAGAGTGATCAGGCGGGATACATATAGGAAGTTAAAAGTGTGTGCAAATCATTTTTTATTTCACTAGGTTGATCAGCCAAAGCATGTCTTTGTAATCTGCAACACCATATACATGATCAACAAACCACATCCGTATATACTTGCATTTTGGTACTTGATAGCCTCCTCGACCCCACCCGCATACGTATGAACTTTCACTCGGCCTCACACACCTCAGATATATCCTTCGCACCAGCTGCTCGATCACATTCACATTCACATCTCGTCACCGTAGCTCCCGCTTCCGACAGCCCCATTGCCGTCGCCGCCGACAGCCGCGCTCAGGTTGCGCCACACGTACACTGTGATCCCGACGagaaccaccaccgccaccgccacgttCACCAGCAGACCACGGCGCCTCCTCTGCTGCGCCATGTCCATGTCCCCCATCATCCCCTCCGCCTCCTTGGGTTTCTTCATGTCCTCCACCATCTTCCGATCTTCCTCCATCTTTCCTCTCGTCTCCCTTTCCAtccgcttctcctcctcttcggccgccgccgccgcttgcgcCTTCTTGGCCTCTTCTTTCAACCAGTCCTCCGCCGGCTTCGGGGTGGCAGCAGCTGGTGCTGGCACGGGAGGCGCGGGAATTGCCGGCGCAGGGATATCCGACGGCTTCCTGGGCATCGACGGCCTGCGGTCAGGGAAGGACTTCTTAGTGGGCACAGGAGGCAGCACCGTCGGCTTCGCTGGTTCAGGGAGCGCCGGTGGCGGCTTCTGGGGCGCGGCAGTTGTCGGCCTCCTCGGCTCGGGCTTGGGCGTCGCCGGCGTCGGCATTGCTGGTGTCGCCGGCGGGGCCTTGTGCGAGGGGTGCTTCTTGGGGAGCGTGATGGTGAGCGCCTCGT contains:
- the LOC124700089 gene encoding protein RESTRICTED TEV MOVEMENT 2-like; the protein is MDRAINRTYEEYTPVVEWSHSADASFVKIIVPGFKREEIRVLVDNHRHLRTRGERPLEGNKWSRFQKDLQLPSDCNVDGIRAKFENEALTITLPKKHPSHKAPPATPAMPTPATPKPEPRRPTTAAPQKPPPALPEPAKPTVLPPVPTKKSFPDRRPSMPRKPSDIPAPAIPAPPVPAPAAATPKPAEDWLKEEAKKAQAAAAAEEEEKRMERETRGKMEEDRKMVEDMKKPKEAEGMMGDMDMAQQRRRRGLLVNVAVAVVVLVGITVYVWRNLSAAVGGDGNGAVGSGSYGDEM